aagatttttacaCTAACTTATCAATTAAACACTCCCCtgacgttttttttattttagaaaataggaCTAAAACTGATACAACTTATTCGCCACCGAGCACGGATTGTGTTCTGTGTGGTAATTATACATGCATTTGCGATAAggttagtatttttttatttagcttaagctcaaaaaatttgtatttccaacattgtgtgtaattttttaagaacGATGATGCTAAATCCAAGCAAAATGAAACGGAAGAAGGCGAAATTGTGGAGAGCGACAATTGTTcagttaaattaaaagaaaatagtgcaataaaaccattattaaataagaaacaGGCTAAAAAACGCCTACAAGCATTTTCATCTGAACAAAAATCAGTAAAACGTAAAAAGAATTTACCAGTTGCAAAGGCTCCAAAGGTTGTCGTCGAAATTGAAACACAGTATGATGAAAATGGCGAAGTCACCGAAGATAAATTAGTTATTCGGAAAGTTCCAAAAATAGGTTCGTatagatttaattaattattattctaaaaaaaatcatatcttatgtttaaattacctttaaaaaacttgttttgaGATGTCTAGGCGCTCTAAACGGGGCGAGGTCTTCTACAATCACATGCTCTCTGCAATCAACTTCGGTTGAACCCTAATAGTACCCCTAAAAGCTTTACTTActgttattttatacttttcatgtTCCTATTTGTAAGgttgtttccaaaaaaaaaaaagttactcgaaattgcTCCAGGTTATcgttttttgtatacaattttggATGACATCTAAGAAAAAATAcgtccaatcatcaaatgattcCGATCTAGAATACAATTTCCATCAAAATTagagacaaataaaaattcccAGTTGTAGAAAATTTCTGAATatcttcgaaaaaatcgaaaaaaatgcatttaaaaatatgtcaaaattagataaatagagtaattttgatctcaaaagtaaaaaaaccgtTCTCTAACGATTAATCcggtaatttttgagatatcgcctaAAATCTTCACCGACAAGACTGTATTTCGGAGCGACTTTTGTGTTTCTTGAGTCcttaacttaaataattaaaacttgttttactttttaattgaattgtaaatttttaaggtaTCGACTGACGAAATTGTGTACTATTTTAGTCGATATTTCATACTACTCGCTCAACCGTTGAAATGGcccaatatttgtatttttttattttttggaccaaaattatcctagaatatgatttttattgaaattggagacgataaatttctctcactgtttttataaaattttctctttgaaaaaatcgagaaaattttgcccccaaaagtaaaaaaaaacggaCTCTGTTAACGATCGGTTGAGTAGTTACTGCTCTCTAGGGCTATATCTTTTAAACGCCCTATTCATAATTGAAAGGGTCCTTATAGCTGTAAAGTTATAGCACTCTAGGCTGTAGGCAAGTGCTTGCTTTGCCTTATGAATAATTCGCCTCTGAATACAGGAATGCCTTTATCTGTTTCGTAActaaattattactaaaaaaatgtataacttttaaattttaatgtttaaatggCTAATCTTGAAAGTAACACACTGTGTATTTTCTCTACATAGAGTTATGAAAAcatcatttttcaataatagggaatattcatgtgttttttttttatatttttaattcattgtttacaccgttataacaaagtaaaaaatataaatactgcttaaaaatgctgtatttaagtgtaaaaaaatatttaaaatacattataattttgaaatatttaaacgcagttttttggcactctctgttgatgacgtataagtacgtgaactgtcaatttttgacagttcaatgtataatttacactttaaaaaaatgaatagaaaagtataatttaatgaaataccatataaaatgtaagtaattaatatcatacagtatgtcaacaaatttgacaagcccgtaccatgatgtcacgtccgtataaaaatttgaatttccgttttagaaatttttaaatgccctcactgaatttgaacttttattaattaattttaagtaattaaaaagatattaattactaaaataatagtttaattaaaatgtccagtcattaaagttacggaagaaaaatatttgaaccaaatttaaatttcatggaTATTCCCTATTCTGTTTGTGGGGAAGCTgggtatttatttaatgtatcgTCAAAATATGGATGATAATCATTGCAGAGAAATACTTTCTTATtgacgtttttataccataacCTTACATTTTAACTCGagattaaaatatcaatatgagATTTTCGTAATGATTAATTTTACTTGTAgaaaaatcttattaaatttttacaagtggataattgaaaagtattttgtttatcaaatacAACAAAACGTACCCCTTTATTTTGGCACCTGATCATAACCTCATTTTTATAGaagttacaaatattaaaacttttaatgaattttcctaaataGGGCCAAATTCTCAAGAAAAAGCTAAGTCTGTGATATCCGAAATTGAAGAAATGAAGCGgcgttcaaatattatttacaatccAAAAAAACAATATCCTAGATCATCAGTAGTTTGTAAGTTAgcaaagtgtattatttttgtgaagaattttaaacgaatttttttaataatcaattttataaaatagggCCAAATTTTCATGACAAAGCCAAGACTGTGATACCCGAAAATGAAGAAATGAAACGACGTTCAAATTACAATTCAGAAAAACAATATCCAAAATCCGTAGTTTGTAAGTAGCGGCATGTTATTCAGGCCTTtcgaattgaatttttaaataaaattttgttttctagcgacaatttttaaaagacagaccgattcatttgaaaataaacgtaaatattcaaaacatttcgaaGAATCTGAAAGAAGATCTAGAAAACGTAGATCTCGTTCACGCGAACATGCGCGTGAATCTCGTCACGACAGTGATCGTAATAGTAGCCGAAATGAACGATATAAATCAAATCATTCTTCGAATACATGGTCAGGTCCTGCAAGAACCTGGTCTGAATTTAAAGCGCTAGGTTGTCCAGAATCCAGTACGAGAGGACCGTaagtaatgtatttttttatctatctcGCTACGACCCACGAAGGTGAATCATTTTTTCTGTAGATCTTCTGGAATATACGAATACATTTAAGGGCTATTCCGAAATTAATCTGAAAGAGTTCTTTTTTAACCCTCGGCGCAAAAAAAGGAGACTATGtaaatgtgtgtgtgtttaacTGTCTGTCTGTGTACTGTAGCTCTTATACAGGTTtaattgcgttttttttttttttgtttgaaaggtaatttgatagaGACcgttttagctatgtttcaaagaAATCTAAGAAAAGAATCATGCAAATTTTGATACCCtcaattaataacattttttaatatctttttctaGGTTTCTAAGCTCTAATCATATGTTGTTTAATATGCGTTGTCAATTAAAGTGTTTTGAAGAGGAACCTACTTTAATAAGAGGAGCTTTTTTCGTGGCAGTCAGAATTGATGAAGGGGTTGATTcagattataagaaaattaaattttattttaaagaaacagTGCggtaagttttttataaattaattcagattttataaattaatttaaactttacacttaaaaacaattgaatagtaattttaaaattttcaatttaatcaaaCAATCCAACGCACTATTAGCGTCCTCttccattataaattaatttgttgatataaattgtttatttcttactcgaattctttaaaaaatatgtgaaaattttgaaattttagtttgaaaatgttattagacgaaacatttcataatattttaaataataattgtttaaagtataaaaactgaataaagcaaaataaaaatttgatttgtttaaatcAGAATAAATCAGAAAAGTTAGATTTGTTTAAATCAGAATAAAACAcaggttataatttataaagatactggTAGTTATCCGTTCGCTTCGctggaaaatttctattttcaaagcaatgtaaaaatgacaaattttatttcttcaaattctagtttatttttgtttttattcaactttGAGACATGCCCCAAGTTTATGCTTTCTggagttgaaattttaaaataaactgtaGACAGTTATTCCAGTTTTAAATGTGAGTGCGATTTTTGAGCACTTTTtagaatttgtttgaaatataaaacgcacaaagatttttttaaatgagactTTGTAATAACATTAAGAACTGTTTGGCTTTGCCTCATCTCTTAAATTTTCGTAATCGGAATCAATTCCTTCttaaacagaataaaatattatttccctgtttcactttattatattttacacgTTATGAAGAAGTCTTAGACGTTATCTATCCGTAAGttctattttactttttagactGAATTTCAATGTCGATGTGTGCTTTGGCTTTTAATCCCATGAAAATTGTCAActatttatcacaaaaataaaaaacacacccTGCTTTTTGAAAAGGATTCAACACTGAAAATTGTGCTGAAGTATTGCAGAATGTAAAAcatcattttagaaaatatttgtacgAAATAATTTCGAAGGACATCCACAAAATAGAATTgttagtaatttattaaaaattatattgtattttcaaaaatggatTATTCGAAATGAAAAACACATGCATTTCTCAAAAATGATTGCAACTGGGGGCTGAATAATTTTCATGTTCTGAATTGAAGAGGCTTTAtgttcaaaaaatacttttatgttCAAAACAATCGTGAATCaagaaacaataataaatttttgaacagGTATACAAGGTGGaccatattaatatattatggtaAATAGCTCTTATTGTAAttggccaataaaaatattactcaaacaaaagttgcagagtttggtAGGgagcatcatgttctgacatcagattgcaCCTAATTCTCTAGGGGactttaataattcatttaaattctaaaaggtaagagtaacactttaaattagaagattcatcctcattaaaaaactaacattttttcgaaaattgttagcTTTCGAGAATATGCGACTTAAAAAGTATGCCATTATTGCGtttaatcgaaagataatacgctagttttagaaaaatttcttagacaaaagttatcaaggacaataaagATCATTTGTCTGTGTTAATAAGTCTCAAGCCCAGGTAAATTTTGAAGATCGAGGTCAAATAATCTTCAAACTAAAATTTCAGATCAATCTCATGGACAcgggcgaatgtcctctattgcccttggcaacttttggctaaagaatttttctgtagctacctaccgtgttttctttcgattaaatgcaataatggtatattttattaatgaaaaaatgttttaaataaacaatattagttttttttatgaggatcaacttactaatttaaagtgttattccatCTCTTGCCTTTTAGTTTCTAAATTGACAATTAAAGCAACCCAGAGAAATAGGTCCAATttaatgtcagaacatgatgcccccctatcaaactctgcaacttttgttggaattaatattttattggttaactaaaaaacgagttattattgataatagattaaaatgatccaccctgtaGATCTGTTTATAGTCCAGAGCTTTTAGGATTGATCATCTTAATAAATATTGGTGaggtaatattttatacatacctTTATTTTGCTGTTACGAACAGAGTGttaaattttacacttaaataattattcaccGACAAatgttaaaagaattagtttttgtaatatccaatggaaaattttgtttttcgaccCAGCAGTAAAGTAACaacataatcaaaattttaccataaaatttctattttttccgTAATTGTAAGGAGAATGTCGTTAATTCGACTCCTAACAGAATTTGAAGAGAATAATACCAGAAGGTTTTGTGATTCTTATTCATTCTAAAAATTTCTCAAGATCAACATCTTAAAgcattaagtttaatataagtattatcaaagataaagCAAAAGACAAAGATTTGGCAAACATATAATCCCGCAAATGTAGTCCTTTATGAAACACATTTCCACTAACTAGTTAGCTGTTCAAGATTGTTGATCTTGAGACTTTTGTAATTCTAAGAAATTATTGTGAACGTATTTCtagtaataaaattactaatcaattgttttaagtatgaaattatttatttttattattttaaattttaatgaattttataaaaatggtcTTGTTTTAGACGGACTAAAACTCTACCAGAAATTACTTATGCTCCAAATGGAAAAGATCCTGTAAATTTATTCCCCACTCGAGaagatttattcaatttaacacCACCAGAACGCGtaccaattataaaagaattttgGAATAAGTAAGTCATaactatatcaatttttattcaattttgtgaatatttttatattggaaAATCTCCGAAGCCACATTTCCTGTTAGTTTGTGCGGAGTACTTCAGCGTTATATAGAACATATTaactgaaatattaatttacagaTCACATTCAACGAATTTCAAATACAAGAAACAGAAAAAGCGACAAtggtatagaaataaatttcttaccGAGTACGATGAAGATGTAGATTTAAAACAAGATGAAACACCGGAACAATCCGTAATTCGTGAATCAGACCATGAAGAGGAGGATCCATCAATTGTTAACAAAAGCTATGGATTATCCGTACTAtcagaaaattatcaaaatcattgGGGCGACGAAAGTAGAAGTGAAACTGGGAAGAAGTCATCACAACCTAAAAATCTAGATATCCTACCCGAAGATATATCAGCTGACGAAAACGTTTTAGACTACACaccgcaaaataaaaaaacgaaagatTCATCGTCGAACAAAGTTGATGACGATATCGAGAATAACGATGATCAATCACCTGATATAAAAACACCCGATACCGATGAATACCGTTCAAATTGGGAAGTGGAAGAAGATCCACTTATCGATTATAAGTCACCACAAATATGGGATAGTGATGACAATAGCACTTTATCACGTAAAGTTTCGAAAAAGTTTCATAACAACTCGTATACCAATaagaaaaaattcgatttctcTGATATAGCATATAATGATAAGAGTAACCTTGCTGTTAGCAATGGATTATCTGATAGTTTCATGAATAGTTTCGGATATCGACGATCAAATTCACCAAATAGTCTTAGCCCTGAGAAACATCGTAAATACAAAGAACTCCATTCCGATGACAGCCGATCAAGTAAATCGAAATATGAACATTTTACggaatcaaaacatttttcgaaacatATGTCGAAAATTAATTTAGCTTCACTCGAAGAAGACTTAGAATTGAAACgaaaatcgatatttaaaaataaaccttaCGATGAATACGATGTAAAACGGTCTTCATCAGTTCGTTCAAATCATGTCGATAGTCGTAGTAAGCATTGGGAAAATGATGAAGATGTCCATCATTATCAACATCGACGTGAAAAAATTTGGGAAGATAAAAAATCCAATTGGAAAGACAACGACATAAATGAATTCCGTatgcaagaaaaaattaaattaaacgaaaGTTTAGGTGATGAAAAAATAGAGGACGAAGAACACTTGTCATCATCAAAACCTGAAGAAGAAAAAACAGTtgagaaatttgaaaaagaagaaaaagtcgaaaaaaacgaaaaagttgaaaaaattgctagTCCTTCTGTAGATCCACCCATAACAGAACCAACAACCGATGAAACATCAAATAATAACAGTAAATTAGTATCAGAATATGAGGAATTTATGAAAACTGTCGGATTCGAAGCTGCAGTTCaagatgaaatattttcaaatgaatcgAATTCGGCACCCAAATCTAAAGAAtctaaaaaaagtaaagaatcTAGTGAAGATTCAAGTGACGAAGAAGACAAAACAGAGAAAAAGAAACGTCGGCGTAAAAAGAAATCTGTAACTAGTTCAAGTAGCTCCGATTCTAGTTCATCTTCAAGTTCATCAGATAGCAGTGATTCAGACAGTGATTCTAGTGATTCATCTACATCTAGTTCGAGTTCATCGAGTACATCATCGAAAGAGGAAGTAATGGATCCGATGAAAATTAAAGTCGAAAAAGTTAGCGATGATGATAGTAAGCTACTAGAAAAGgtgaatcaaaataaaaattcggtAAAAGTTGAACACGGGGCTATTCAAGAAGAGGCTTCGTCAGAACTAGTTCCTATTCAAGATTCTTCCACACCGATACAAGAAACCGATTCGACTGTGAATATATCCAACACAACAATCTCGTTAACGCTCACACCATCAAAACGACAGCAGTTTAAACCGTTATTATTAGAAAACGAATCAAATTCACATGTCAGTACGAATGTAGAACAGGATAGGGATAATGAAGTGGATTTTACGGACATTATTATGAAACGTTCCCGAGAAGGAGAAGAAAGTCCTGAGCCTAAAAAACCAGAAAttgaatatgataaaatatCACCAACTCCTTCTAGGGAACGTAGCGAAAGTAGGCGATCTGACAGTAGACGACGTGAACGATCTAGAGAACGAAGTTTAAGAAGTCATTATCGTGATGAACTACATCGTGATCGTGGAAGGCATGAACGCAGTAGAGAACGTATTTCACGTCGTAGTGGAGAATATCGACACTCACGAGGTCGACATTCGGATATGATCGATCGGCGTAGTAAATACTACGATGATAAATATTATCGGAGTAAATCACAAAAACTTGTTCGACGTAGTCGTTCCCCACTTGATAAACCATATCGACGGGGAgatgatatcgaaaaatatcgtcACGATCGTGAATATTCGTCAAATTCACCTTTGGATGGTTTTAAACGTAGTTTAGCTGATTCAACGATTAGTGATTCGGAGCTAATATCATCACAAACATTACCGGCGACAGCAACAAATGTATCGGAGAATGAGTATAAGAAAACAGTGATATCAAAACAATCAGCTTGTGCTGTCAATTCACCTAGTGTTGATTCACCCATATCACCAAAACGTTTGTCATTAGACGATcgaattaatcaatttttaggtATTGAATCAGATCCACCTTCATCGAAAGCACCAAATTCGTCAGCGACACGTAGAAGTCGTAAAGTTGATGACACATCGAATAATGCAATATATGCACAGAATTCTTACGATGATTATATGACACAAGATTACTATGATCGCTATGCCAATTACGTGCCTACAACGCAACATCATCCTCAACATTACGAAGGATACAATCATCCTCCACATCATCAAAATACATCTGTTCCACCACCAAATTTTTACCCTTCTGTACCACCACCTGTGTATAGTCATAACGAAATGCCACCAATACCAGCTCCTAGACCGAATTCTGGGACACAAGTTGTACAAGTTGGTAACGTTTTACAAGTTGTTCCAACAGAATTACCGGCTCAGTACAACCCACCAGTTCCGAAAAAGGAAGTAGTACAACCGTTACCTCCTTCCTCAGAGGTAGCTAAACCAAAAGTTGTTCAAGTGGGTAATATGATTCAAATTGTTCCTACGGCAGTTCTACCTGAAGAAAAAGTTGTTTCTCCAACGAAACCACCGGCAGTAAAACCGGAAATAGTTAAAATTGAAACCATAAAAGAAGAGAAAATTCCAGTAAAGCGTTCACCTATTAAAGTTGTTGAAAAAGTTATAGTTGTTggtaagttttgttttatttgatttttgtgaAAAGTGTTCGTTAATTTTCTAactgaaaatgtatatttttagatgaaacagctttgaaaaagaaattagaaaaagaaaaacgacATACAGAGCGGGAAAAACGAAGAGCTGAACGAGAAGCAAAACGGCGAGAGAAGCAAAAACGTCGAGATCAAAGGATTAAGTTAAAAACAGAAAAGATGATAAAGGTAAGACACAGGAGGGTTATA
The Chrysoperla carnea chromosome 4, inChrCarn1.1, whole genome shotgun sequence genome window above contains:
- the LOC123299279 gene encoding uncharacterized protein LOC123299279, which translates into the protein MDEFEEGQLSSDVQNSSKDDLEDDIENRTKTDTTYSPPSTDCVLCGNYTCICDKNDDAKSKQNETEEGEIVESDNCSVKLKENSAIKPLLNKKQAKKRLQAFSSEQKSVKRKKNLPVAKAPKVVVEIETQYDENGEVTEDKLVIRKVPKIGPNSQEKAKSVISEIEEMKRRSNIIYNPKKQYPRSSVVWPNFHDKAKTVIPENEEMKRRSNYNSEKQYPKSVVSTIFKRQTDSFENKRKYSKHFEESERRSRKRRSRSREHARESRHDSDRNSSRNERYKSNHSSNTWSGPARTWSEFKALGCPESSTRGPFLSSNHMLFNMRCQLKCFEEEPTLIRGAFFVAVRIDEGVDSDYKKIKFYFKETVRRTKTLPEITYAPNGKDPVNLFPTREDLFNLTPPERVPIIKEFWNKSHSTNFKYKKQKKRQWYRNKFLTEYDEDVDLKQDETPEQSVIRESDHEEEDPSIVNKSYGLSVLSENYQNHWGDESRSETGKKSSQPKNLDILPEDISADENVLDYTPQNKKTKDSSSNKVDDDIENNDDQSPDIKTPDTDEYRSNWEVEEDPLIDYKSPQIWDSDDNSTLSRKVSKKFHNNSYTNKKKFDFSDIAYNDKSNLAVSNGLSDSFMNSFGYRRSNSPNSLSPEKHRKYKELHSDDSRSSKSKYEHFTESKHFSKHMSKINLASLEEDLELKRKSIFKNKPYDEYDVKRSSSVRSNHVDSRSKHWENDEDVHHYQHRREKIWEDKKSNWKDNDINEFRMQEKIKLNESLGDEKIEDEEHLSSSKPEEEKTVEKFEKEEKVEKNEKVEKIASPSVDPPITEPTTDETSNNNSKLVSEYEEFMKTVGFEAAVQDEIFSNESNSAPKSKESKKSKESSEDSSDEEDKTEKKKRRRKKKSVTSSSSSDSSSSSSSSDSSDSDSDSSDSSTSSSSSSSTSSKEEVMDPMKIKVEKVSDDDSKLLEKVNQNKNSVKVEHGAIQEEASSELVPIQDSSTPIQETDSTVNISNTTISLTLTPSKRQQFKPLLLENESNSHVSTNVEQDRDNEVDFTDIIMKRSREGEESPEPKKPEIEYDKISPTPSRERSESRRSDSRRRERSRERSLRSHYRDELHRDRGRHERSRERISRRSGEYRHSRGRHSDMIDRRSKYYDDKYYRSKSQKLVRRSRSPLDKPYRRGDDIEKYRHDREYSSNSPLDGFKRSLADSTISDSELISSQTLPATATNVSENEYKKTVISKQSACAVNSPSVDSPISPKRLSLDDRINQFLGIESDPPSSKAPNSSATRRSRKVDDTSNNAIYAQNSYDDYMTQDYYDRYANYVPTTQHHPQHYEGYNHPPHHQNTSVPPPNFYPSVPPPVYSHNEMPPIPAPRPNSGTQVVQVGNVLQVVPTELPAQYNPPVPKKEVVQPLPPSSEVAKPKVVQVGNMIQIVPTAVLPEEKVVSPTKPPAVKPEIVKIETIKEEKIPVKRSPIKVVEKVIVVDETALKKKLEKEKRHTEREKRRAEREAKRREKQKRRDQRIKLKTEKMIKQALLMETSEPQVSDLDVSSILQDSVTEENESFADSSLQSMWPPPAPMPISLLDPPAKGILMKSGFSKIKTDIEGQIMSELGVEEVVKVQKTVKFADGIKPGEGTSPSGGEELPSPPPPKRKLPKEQRYKKTKLKTKKKVKVKIIRPAPPPVEEDDSDDNLPPPPPPPGSPPPHLWPPKHMEPPQPQPPPPIPYPGGPMAPHLPPFPHPAFPPNGAHLPPPPPGFIPPPNSGPPLILPPNGPPLLPPPPNSVPPLIPKNHLNPQPPPPNMFPPNMFPPIGPDGPPPPPPYLEGRPPPPGMNMPPANMLEFNPSLRRRKMKRRLRRKILTF